A section of the Gloeobacter violaceus PCC 7421 genome encodes:
- a CDS encoding type II toxin-antitoxin system VapC family toxin yields the protein MRLLLDTHVFLWWVEDAPQLSVSARTAVADPQNVCLLSLASCWEMAIKASLGKLKLPSALENFIPEQLLINGFQTLDIDFRHIVRVSGLAFHHRDPFDRLIIAQALEERLVVASADSVFEKYDLQRVW from the coding sequence ATGCGCCTGCTGCTCGATACCCACGTGTTTCTCTGGTGGGTCGAGGACGCGCCACAGTTGTCGGTATCTGCCCGTACTGCCGTTGCAGACCCGCAAAATGTCTGCTTGCTGAGCCTGGCCAGTTGTTGGGAGATGGCCATCAAGGCCAGCCTCGGCAAGCTCAAGCTACCCAGTGCGCTCGAAAATTTTATTCCCGAACAGCTGCTCATCAACGGTTTTCAAACCTTGGACATCGATTTTCGCCATATTGTCCGTGTCTCCGGTCTGGCATTTCACCATCGAGACCCGTTCGACCGGCTGATCATCGCCCAAGCTCTGGAGGAAAGGTTGGTTGTCGCTTCTGCCGATTCGGTATTC
- a CDS encoding type II toxin-antitoxin system Phd/YefM family antitoxin produces MTNTAVPQFNIAEAKAHFSELVQRAMLGEEVIIARDHKPLLKLVPIEQANAPRKPGSAKGQIWMAPDFDRTPEDFEDYV; encoded by the coding sequence ACACCGCCGTGCCCCAGTTCAATATTGCTGAAGCCAAAGCGCATTTTTCCGAGTTGGTGCAGAGGGCCATGCTTGGTGAGGAGGTGATCATTGCCAGAGATCACAAACCACTGCTCAAGCTGGTGCCCATCGAGCAGGCCAACGCCCCACGCAAGCCCGGCTCGGCTAAAGGGCAAATTTGGATGGCACCAGATTTTGACCGAACGCCGGAGGATTTCGAGGATTACGTTTGA